From the Gramella sp. Hel_I_59 genome, one window contains:
- a CDS encoding MBL fold metallo-hydrolase yields MKIEQIYTGCLAQGAYYIESEGEVAIIDPLREVQPYLDRITEAGAKLSYIFETHFHADFVSGHVTLSEKTNAPIIYGPEANPGFDAILAEDGQEFKLGKLKIKVLHTPGHTMESTTYLLKDENGKDHALFTGDTLFLGDVGRPDLAQKAASMTQEELAGILYDSLREKIMPLADDIIVYPAHGAGSACGKNMMKETVDTLGNQKKMNYALRADMTKAEFVKEVTDGLLPPPAYFPMNVKLNKEGYESIDKVMAKGLQALSPEAFEAAANETAAVMLDIRHQDEFAKSHIPGSIFIGLDGSFAPWVGDLIKDIAQTILLIGDEDRIEEAITRLSRVGFDNTIGYLKGGFKSWIDASKETDTVETISAIDLKTIVEDAPVFDVRKPGEFQSKHLPNAVHTALSEINEHLSEYPENEKFYLHCAGGYRSMIAASILKSRGIHNLVDVQGGFKAIRDAGLKTTNYVCPSTL; encoded by the coding sequence ATGAAAATCGAACAAATTTATACTGGATGCCTGGCTCAGGGCGCATATTATATAGAGAGTGAAGGAGAAGTCGCTATTATAGATCCGTTAAGGGAAGTTCAGCCTTATCTGGATAGGATAACTGAAGCTGGCGCAAAACTCAGCTATATTTTTGAAACACATTTTCATGCCGATTTTGTTTCGGGACACGTAACACTTTCAGAAAAAACAAATGCTCCCATTATCTACGGGCCAGAGGCGAATCCAGGGTTTGACGCTATTCTTGCTGAAGATGGACAGGAGTTCAAACTAGGTAAGCTGAAGATTAAAGTGCTGCATACTCCGGGACATACCATGGAAAGCACGACCTATCTACTGAAGGATGAGAATGGTAAGGATCATGCCTTATTTACGGGAGATACGCTTTTCCTTGGAGACGTTGGTCGTCCTGATCTTGCTCAGAAAGCCGCCAGTATGACCCAGGAAGAACTCGCAGGAATATTGTATGATAGTCTTAGGGAAAAGATCATGCCGCTTGCAGATGATATTATAGTATATCCTGCCCACGGTGCAGGTTCTGCCTGCGGAAAGAATATGATGAAGGAAACAGTGGACACGCTTGGTAATCAAAAGAAAATGAATTACGCTTTGAGAGCAGATATGACCAAAGCTGAATTTGTGAAAGAAGTGACTGATGGTTTACTACCTCCTCCTGCCTACTTTCCAATGAATGTCAAGCTGAATAAAGAAGGTTACGAAAGCATCGATAAAGTGATGGCTAAAGGCTTACAGGCACTAAGTCCTGAAGCATTTGAAGCGGCAGCGAATGAGACTGCTGCGGTCATGCTGGATATTAGACACCAGGATGAATTTGCAAAATCACATATTCCTGGCTCCATATTTATAGGTCTTGATGGCAGTTTCGCTCCATGGGTGGGCGATCTTATTAAAGACATTGCACAAACAATTCTACTAATTGGTGATGAAGACAGAATTGAAGAAGCTATCACCAGATTGTCCAGAGTTGGTTTCGATAATACCATTGGCTATCTTAAAGGTGGTTTCAAATCGTGGATCGATGCTTCTAAGGAAACCGATACTGTGGAAACGATCAGTGCGATAGACTTGAAGACAATTGTAGAAGACGCACCTGTTTTTGATGTAAGAAAACCAGGCGAATTTCAATCTAAACACTTGCCTAACGCAGTTCACACAGCTCTTTCCGAAATAAATGAGCACCTTTCAGAATATCCTGAAAATGAGAAATTTTATCTTCATTGTGCCGGCGGTTACCGGAGTATGATCGCTGCTTCAATTTTAAAAAGCAGGGGAATTCATAACCTTGTCGATGTACAGGGTGGTTTTAAAGCCATCAGGGATGCCGGTCTCAAAACGACTAACTACGTGTGTCCTTCTACATTATAA
- a CDS encoding carboxymuconolactone decarboxylase family protein: MNTEKNTDVLTVHTKESAPEGGKELLEKSEKAYGYVPNLHAVLAGSPQLLDAYQQLHELFSNSSFDKDELTVVWQTINVEHECHYCVPAHTAIAKAMKVDDAISNALRDKTELPSEKLEVLRNTTLTLTKNRGNISKSEIQKFYDEGYSQRQLLDIVLGLSQKVISNYTNHIAETPIDKGFEPFKWNA; the protein is encoded by the coding sequence ATGAATACTGAAAAGAACACAGACGTTTTAACTGTACACACGAAAGAATCTGCTCCTGAAGGAGGGAAAGAACTTTTAGAAAAATCTGAAAAAGCTTACGGTTATGTACCTAATCTGCATGCGGTACTTGCAGGTTCACCACAACTACTGGACGCTTACCAACAATTGCATGAGCTATTCTCTAACTCTTCATTTGACAAGGATGAACTAACTGTAGTATGGCAAACAATTAATGTGGAGCATGAATGTCATTATTGCGTTCCAGCTCATACAGCTATCGCCAAAGCGATGAAAGTGGATGATGCTATTAGTAATGCTTTACGTGATAAAACTGAACTACCTTCTGAAAAGCTTGAAGTTCTAAGAAATACGACGCTTACTCTTACTAAGAATCGAGGAAATATCTCTAAATCTGAGATCCAGAAATTCTATGATGAAGGTTATTCTCAAAGACAATTGCTTGATATCGTACTAGGACTTTCTCAGAAAGTGATTAGTAACTATACCAATCATATTGCAGAAACTCCAATCGATAAAGGTTTTGAGCCTTTTAAGTGGAACGCTTAA
- a CDS encoding ASCH domain-containing protein, with protein MKTTSDIEKFWNRFIISNPDYCSKAIPQSYYFCDNKKDADECADLVVQDIKKATATSLWYFEQHNEILPKIGDLAIVTDWTGNPKTIIETTKIEHVAFNQITAEVAEIEGEGDKSLKYWKEVHQAYYEREMETYSDEFDENMIIVCEYFRRIYSEV; from the coding sequence ATGAAAACTACGTCTGATATTGAAAAGTTTTGGAACAGGTTTATAATTTCCAACCCAGATTATTGTTCCAAGGCAATTCCGCAATCCTACTATTTTTGTGATAATAAAAAGGACGCAGATGAGTGTGCAGACCTGGTTGTGCAGGATATTAAGAAAGCCACAGCTACTTCCCTTTGGTATTTCGAGCAGCATAACGAAATATTACCGAAAATTGGTGATCTCGCAATTGTAACAGACTGGACTGGAAATCCCAAAACAATCATCGAAACTACTAAAATAGAACATGTAGCTTTTAATCAAATTACCGCGGAAGTTGCAGAGATTGAAGGAGAGGGAGATAAGTCGCTTAAATATTGGAAAGAAGTACATCAGGCTTATTACGAAAGAGAAATGGAAACTTACAGTGATGAATTTGATGAGAATATGATCATCGTTTGTGAATATTTCAGAAGAATATATAGTGAAGTTTGA
- a CDS encoding AraC family transcriptional regulator, protein MQTVKIAETSAKSILKKLASAFDTDYSENYGEAYIEFSNEHGDGIISGINFPSGVGIFRFETQLKENTCLNFHGDLVHPFKFIYVLEGRLDHSFHNEEIVHHIEKDQSVIIGAHSGSGNKIMFPGGMTISVVMLDVDRKKFVDQLTFPLEEMDDIYHRIFADTNAIRTLYHHTQYSLKMSHLIQELRDFTTPGLERVSYHGAKALELLTYMLMLYRDDSKPEDHQNVLRQRDLEKVKQVIFQIDKNIAELGNIISLAQSVEITETKLQEGFQILFNCTVHEYIQRKRMETAMLLLLKTNKTISEIVYEVGLNSRSHFSKIFKEKYGMTPTAVRKKDKV, encoded by the coding sequence ATGCAGACCGTCAAGATCGCTGAAACTTCAGCAAAATCTATATTAAAAAAATTAGCATCAGCTTTCGATACTGACTATTCAGAGAACTATGGAGAAGCCTATATAGAGTTTTCAAACGAGCATGGAGATGGAATAATTTCAGGTATCAACTTCCCGAGTGGCGTTGGAATTTTCAGATTTGAAACCCAGTTAAAGGAAAACACCTGCCTCAATTTTCATGGAGATCTGGTGCATCCCTTTAAATTTATATACGTGCTTGAAGGACGACTGGATCATAGTTTTCATAACGAGGAGATTGTTCATCATATTGAAAAGGATCAATCGGTGATCATTGGCGCGCACAGTGGCAGCGGGAATAAGATCATGTTTCCAGGCGGGATGACTATTTCAGTAGTTATGCTGGATGTGGACAGGAAGAAATTTGTGGATCAGCTCACATTTCCACTGGAAGAGATGGACGACATCTATCACAGGATCTTTGCAGATACGAATGCCATTCGTACTCTTTATCACCATACGCAATACAGTCTTAAAATGTCTCATCTCATCCAGGAGCTAAGAGATTTTACGACGCCCGGACTGGAAAGGGTCAGCTATCATGGTGCAAAAGCACTGGAGCTTCTTACATACATGCTTATGCTCTACCGGGATGATAGTAAACCAGAGGACCATCAAAATGTACTCAGGCAAAGAGATCTTGAAAAGGTAAAACAGGTGATCTTTCAAATTGATAAAAACATCGCAGAGCTTGGCAATATTATTTCCCTGGCACAATCGGTTGAGATTACCGAAACTAAATTACAGGAAGGGTTTCAAATACTTTTTAATTGCACAGTTCATGAATACATTCAGCGCAAGCGGATGGAAACTGCGATGCTTTTATTACTGAAAACCAATAAGACCATTAGTGAGATCGTATACGAAGTCGGACTAAACAGCCGAAGTCATTTTTCCAAGATCTTTAAAGAAAAGTATGGAATGACTCCAACTGCCGTAAGAAAAAAAGATAAAGTATGA
- a CDS encoding glycosyltransferase codes for MIGYYAHQHGSGHLNFARLFAKVFEDEICTFSSLKKPEALKGQFVQLPDENPDGTAFTDNQIPVPDYLHYSPVGQRSIQLRSAQILREVVKRNIKLMIVDVSVEIAALMRASSIPYAYVKLPGHRDDAAHVQAFQGAVFVLAYYPEEFESGQTPDWLRKKTIYLGFITDRKIGQPIASTSEEVNNILVISGGGGNDRLIKAIHILPERFASAEIKIVGMPEENFNNFRIRNCGYVQNFQNLIEQADLVVANCGLNSVTEILQAKKAFVAIPEERPYEEQETTAFHLYQHDLAIDPNSIVELEDLEILKHRTWDVENDLSAISKLKNHLDGNYDRLPLIPELFANQQQEEHAE; via the coding sequence ATGATTGGGTATTACGCACATCAGCATGGTAGTGGTCATCTCAATTTTGCCCGCTTGTTCGCAAAGGTTTTTGAAGATGAAATTTGCACTTTTAGTAGTCTAAAGAAGCCTGAGGCTTTGAAAGGGCAATTCGTGCAATTGCCAGATGAAAATCCAGATGGCACGGCATTTACTGATAATCAGATTCCAGTACCAGATTATCTGCATTACAGTCCGGTGGGACAAAGATCTATTCAGTTGCGCAGCGCTCAGATCCTAAGGGAAGTTGTGAAAAGGAACATCAAATTAATGATCGTGGATGTAAGTGTAGAAATTGCAGCTTTGATGAGGGCGTCTTCAATACCTTATGCTTACGTCAAACTTCCAGGTCACAGGGATGATGCGGCACATGTACAGGCTTTTCAAGGTGCTGTTTTTGTCCTTGCTTATTACCCTGAAGAATTTGAAAGTGGGCAAACACCTGATTGGCTTCGGAAGAAAACTATTTATCTAGGCTTTATTACAGATCGTAAGATCGGGCAACCAATAGCTTCTACTTCAGAAGAAGTTAATAACATACTCGTGATCAGTGGAGGAGGAGGTAATGATAGGCTTATTAAAGCGATCCATATTCTTCCGGAACGATTTGCTTCCGCAGAGATCAAAATTGTCGGGATGCCGGAGGAAAATTTCAACAACTTCAGGATCAGGAATTGTGGTTATGTTCAAAACTTTCAGAATTTAATTGAGCAGGCTGATCTTGTGGTGGCGAATTGCGGACTCAACTCCGTAACCGAAATTTTGCAGGCTAAGAAAGCTTTTGTGGCGATCCCGGAAGAAAGACCTTATGAAGAACAGGAGACTACGGCATTCCATCTTTACCAGCATGATCTGGCGATTGATCCAAATTCTATAGTTGAACTGGAAGATTTAGAAATCTTAAAGCACAGAACATGGGATGTGGAAAATGACCTTAGTGCCATTAGTAAATTGAAAAACCATTTAGATGGGAACTATGATCGGTTACCATTAATTCCAGAACTATTTGCAAACCAACAACAAGAAGAACATGCAGAATAA
- a CDS encoding class I SAM-dependent methyltransferase, with amino-acid sequence MEESQIFKYIQNMDIYLIDRIMKQKYRRNDRILDAGCGEGRNLRWFAGFDYDIWGIDMDLERLSIAQEIFPNLKENLMHARLSEIPFPDAHFDHMICSAVLHFAEDENHFYKMFSELIRVLKPTGSILIRTASNIGLLEATEELSDSYNDRKAGFYLDRETISQLLDKYDLKLLEPIKTTNVQDIRAMTTLVLQK; translated from the coding sequence ATGGAAGAATCACAAATATTTAAATACATACAAAACATGGATATCTACCTGATCGACCGGATCATGAAGCAGAAGTATAGGAGAAATGATAGAATACTTGATGCAGGATGTGGTGAAGGAAGAAATCTAAGATGGTTCGCCGGTTTTGATTATGATATTTGGGGAATTGACATGGATCTGGAAAGATTGAGCATAGCGCAGGAAATCTTTCCAAATTTAAAGGAGAATTTGATGCATGCAAGGCTTTCAGAAATACCATTTCCAGATGCTCATTTTGATCATATGATTTGCAGCGCTGTACTTCATTTTGCTGAAGATGAAAATCATTTTTATAAAATGTTTTCAGAATTGATAAGAGTTTTGAAGCCTACAGGAAGTATTTTAATTAGAACAGCTTCTAATATTGGTTTGCTGGAAGCTACAGAAGAATTATCTGATTCTTATAATGATAGAAAAGCAGGCTTTTATTTAGACAGAGAGACTATTTCCCAATTGCTGGACAAATACGATCTTAAATTGCTGGAACCTATAAAGACTACGAATGTTCAGGATATTAGAGCGATGACTACCCTGGTTCTACAAAAATAA
- a CDS encoding glycosyltransferase family 2 protein — MLSYIMIFVMVLSYFVVGFESTLMLFLSFLSLLMFVESVVRIRFCRRQNKISSKSSRLRSSPRVSIHIATCNEPSDLVIKTVRAALQLNYENYEIVVLDNNTSDIKLWKPVREFCNRYPEKVIFKHFDRLVGYKAGALNQCLKIMHPDTEYIFTVDADYILRPDSLSKAVAAIDGTDAAVVQFPQHYTLHHERHGLFNELEHFFSGYAQAGNRSLSTLPTGTLSMVRVESLLSVSGWPTESLTEDAHLGIKFLSEKFTTYFSNEILGVGVMPGSIADLRKQRHRWVYGNTQCFLKFCSVRVKDQCKLSVFMQLSAWVNLLSLPILFSLVYILAEIFTNWQISDWIPMLILSQFSIYVLGKLFLFLSNSKNTFQYNFKAFLIHIALSFEMAFSPIMALLGMPASFVTTSKFAKVSSLKHIPLRIPALLLIMTILLFAVGKTGIAMYSLQVSLLFLLSGIYLYSEFTPKTINQLKILPDENSHSRA, encoded by the coding sequence ATGCTTAGTTACATCATGATCTTTGTGATGGTACTATCCTATTTTGTAGTTGGTTTTGAATCAACTTTGATGTTATTTCTGAGCTTTCTAAGTCTTCTAATGTTTGTAGAATCTGTGGTAAGGATTAGATTCTGCCGTCGCCAGAATAAAATCAGTTCAAAATCTTCGAGGCTTCGGAGTTCACCAAGAGTTTCAATACATATTGCCACTTGCAATGAACCTTCAGATTTGGTAATCAAAACAGTTCGAGCGGCTCTTCAGTTAAACTATGAGAATTACGAGATCGTAGTGCTAGATAATAATACTTCAGATATAAAACTATGGAAACCGGTTCGGGAATTTTGTAACAGATATCCTGAAAAAGTGATCTTCAAACATTTCGACAGGCTTGTTGGATATAAGGCAGGCGCTTTAAACCAGTGTTTAAAAATAATGCATCCCGATACAGAATATATATTCACTGTAGACGCCGATTATATTTTGAGACCAGATAGTCTTTCTAAGGCTGTAGCGGCGATTGATGGTACAGATGCGGCAGTGGTTCAGTTTCCTCAGCATTATACACTTCATCATGAACGCCATGGTTTATTCAACGAATTGGAACACTTTTTTAGCGGGTATGCCCAAGCTGGAAATCGTAGTCTTAGCACTTTACCAACCGGCACCTTGAGTATGGTTAGAGTAGAATCACTACTTTCTGTATCAGGTTGGCCTACAGAATCGCTTACAGAAGATGCACACCTGGGAATTAAATTCCTGTCTGAAAAGTTTACTACTTATTTTTCAAATGAAATTTTAGGGGTGGGAGTTATGCCTGGAAGTATTGCAGATCTACGCAAACAAAGACATCGTTGGGTATATGGAAATACTCAGTGTTTTTTAAAATTTTGCAGTGTTCGTGTGAAAGACCAGTGTAAGCTATCAGTTTTCATGCAATTATCTGCCTGGGTGAATTTATTATCATTGCCTATCTTATTCAGTTTAGTTTATATCCTGGCAGAAATATTTACGAACTGGCAGATTTCAGACTGGATTCCTATGCTTATCCTGAGTCAGTTTAGTATCTACGTGTTGGGTAAATTATTCTTATTCCTGTCTAATTCTAAAAACACCTTTCAGTATAATTTTAAAGCATTTCTAATCCATATTGCACTGAGTTTTGAGATGGCTTTTTCACCAATTATGGCTTTGCTAGGAATGCCAGCCAGCTTTGTAACAACCAGCAAGTTTGCAAAGGTTTCCAGTCTCAAACATATTCCGCTCAGGATTCCGGCACTATTGCTTATCATGACCATTTTATTATTTGCCGTGGGAAAAACCGGAATTGCCATGTATAGCCTTCAGGTTAGCTTGCTTTTTCTTCTATCAGGAATTTACCTCTATTCTGAATTTACACCTAAAACCATTAACCAACTAAAAATACTTCCAGATGAAAATAGCCATTCTCGCGCATAA
- a CDS encoding glycosyltransferase, producing the protein MQNKIKFSVITIVKGREAHLYNLLQGVKRSSLQPDEIRIVAIDDLPDLSTFQDLPIKISEISSKGPNLPIAEARNIGAQNAKFDHLIFLDVDCIPHPDFFDDMITQGLAHKTLIMGNPHYLESKIPQDFELNDLKQLSAAHPARPEIKELAEASDYMLFWSLAFYIPKQLFKLLEGFDAQFTGYGAEDTDMAMKISKLKSIYPLLLSPAKVYHQQHPVHSPPVHQVEAIVINARIFYEKWERSVMENWLEEFTKLGLIQWQANGSTIEILKQPDNDLIEQSYQPEAAYM; encoded by the coding sequence ATGCAGAATAAGATAAAATTTTCAGTGATCACGATTGTGAAGGGGCGGGAAGCACATTTATATAATTTACTACAGGGTGTCAAAAGAAGTAGTCTGCAGCCAGATGAAATTAGAATTGTGGCGATTGATGATTTGCCAGATTTATCCACTTTTCAGGATTTACCTATAAAGATTTCGGAAATTAGTTCCAAAGGCCCAAATCTTCCGATAGCTGAAGCAAGGAATATAGGAGCTCAAAATGCCAAATTTGATCACTTGATATTTCTCGATGTTGATTGTATTCCTCATCCAGATTTTTTTGATGATATGATCACGCAAGGTCTTGCTCATAAAACATTGATTATGGGTAATCCACATTATCTTGAGAGTAAAATTCCGCAGGATTTTGAGTTGAACGATTTGAAACAACTTAGCGCTGCGCATCCTGCCAGGCCAGAGATCAAAGAACTAGCCGAGGCTAGTGATTATATGCTTTTCTGGAGCCTGGCATTTTATATTCCGAAGCAGCTTTTTAAATTACTGGAAGGTTTTGATGCGCAATTTACTGGCTACGGTGCAGAAGATACAGATATGGCTATGAAGATTAGTAAGCTTAAAAGTATTTATCCCTTGCTGTTGTCACCGGCAAAAGTCTATCACCAGCAACATCCGGTGCACTCGCCACCAGTTCATCAGGTAGAAGCGATTGTTATAAATGCACGAATATTTTATGAGAAATGGGAACGATCGGTGATGGAGAACTGGCTAGAAGAATTTACTAAGCTTGGTTTAATCCAATGGCAGGCAAATGGAAGTACTATTGAAATACTGAAGCAGCCAGATAATGATTTAATTGAGCAGTCTTACCAGCCAGAGGCTGCCTATATGTAG
- a CDS encoding glycosyltransferase, whose amino-acid sequence MKIAILAHNKFPIAEPYAGGLEMITHQLVQTLMERGHEVHLYALSGSDPQFDVTSLDIVQVANNELTESKIDELMYRNVLEIIESIDYDVVHNHSMHELPIIWGASSRHQFLTSFHTPVFDSIHSGLENISGRDHSEKFSVVSKKLGETYAHLLPEKNVVYNGIDTTAWTFSKSTEVDKLCWIGRICKEKAPHLAIDYALKANKKIVLAGPLSNSEYFKEYVEPRLELEGVEYIGHLKHTGLNKLIGSSEATLFTSVWDEPYGLVIAESLACGTPVVSFNVGAAPEILTKETGFLVELEDEAGFVNAIKSCTKLDRNDCRERAIDFCDKGQMVDAYENLYEKMISENLKKVAV is encoded by the coding sequence ATGAAAATAGCCATTCTCGCGCATAATAAATTTCCAATTGCCGAGCCATATGCCGGTGGCTTGGAAATGATCACTCACCAGTTGGTGCAAACACTTATGGAACGAGGACACGAAGTTCATTTGTATGCGCTATCTGGTTCAGACCCTCAATTTGATGTGACATCTCTAGATATTGTTCAGGTTGCAAATAATGAGTTGACCGAATCCAAAATTGATGAACTTATGTATAGAAATGTACTGGAGATCATTGAATCCATAGATTACGATGTGGTGCACAACCATAGTATGCATGAATTACCAATTATCTGGGGAGCTAGTAGCAGGCACCAGTTTCTGACTTCTTTTCATACACCGGTCTTTGATAGCATTCACTCTGGTCTGGAAAATATCTCCGGAAGAGATCATAGTGAAAAATTTAGCGTGGTAAGTAAAAAATTAGGCGAGACTTATGCTCACTTACTTCCGGAAAAAAATGTAGTCTACAACGGAATAGACACCACTGCGTGGACTTTTTCTAAATCTACTGAAGTAGATAAACTTTGTTGGATTGGTCGTATTTGCAAGGAAAAAGCACCACATCTGGCTATTGATTACGCGTTAAAAGCCAATAAGAAGATTGTTCTGGCCGGACCACTAAGCAATTCTGAATATTTCAAAGAATATGTGGAGCCGAGATTAGAGCTGGAAGGAGTCGAATATATTGGACACCTAAAGCATACAGGATTGAACAAATTGATTGGTTCTTCTGAAGCAACCTTATTTACCAGTGTGTGGGATGAACCTTACGGACTCGTAATTGCTGAATCACTCGCTTGTGGAACGCCAGTTGTTTCCTTTAATGTAGGAGCTGCCCCGGAAATCCTGACAAAAGAAACCGGTTTTCTGGTCGAACTTGAGGATGAAGCAGGATTTGTAAATGCAATCAAATCCTGTACGAAGCTTGACAGAAATGATTGCCGTGAGAGAGCTATAGATTTTTGTGATAAAGGGCAGATGGTAGATGCCTATGAAAATCTGTATGAGAAAATGATATCCGAAAACCTGAAAAAAGTTGCAGTATGA
- a CDS encoding TetR/AcrR family transcriptional regulator, with protein MARSKKYNETEVAEKAMNLFWKNGYANTSMQMLEKEMGINKFSIYSSFGNKDGLFLKSLDCYKSRLFVLIDKLVKSTEGIPAIKEYFYDFVDFTRDTKNGKGCLVTNTANEIGLESEEQIPQVLKSFTDEIKQVFADKLKIERNYNLEKIEEQADYLLISMFGLSSATRIFSEEQLRHYIENIFKNI; from the coding sequence ATGGCAAGATCCAAAAAATATAATGAGACAGAAGTAGCAGAAAAGGCAATGAATCTTTTCTGGAAAAACGGTTATGCCAATACATCTATGCAAATGCTCGAGAAAGAAATGGGAATTAATAAGTTCTCTATCTACTCCAGCTTTGGCAATAAAGATGGTCTATTTCTAAAAAGTCTGGATTGCTATAAGTCAAGATTGTTCGTTCTAATCGATAAGCTTGTAAAGTCAACAGAAGGCATTCCCGCGATCAAGGAATACTTCTACGACTTCGTCGATTTTACGAGAGACACTAAAAATGGTAAAGGTTGCCTGGTTACCAATACTGCGAATGAAATTGGTTTAGAAAGCGAAGAGCAAATTCCGCAGGTTTTAAAGAGTTTTACCGATGAGATCAAACAGGTTTTTGCTGATAAACTTAAAATTGAAAGAAATTACAATCTGGAAAAGATTGAAGAACAGGCAGATTACCTATTGATATCGATGTTCGGACTTTCCTCTGCCACCAGAATTTTTTCTGAAGAACAATTGAGACATTACATAGAGAACATATTTAAAAACATATAA
- a CDS encoding DUF3891 family protein, with protein sequence MIVNSNAEGWEIFSHSAHGLLAGKIADELKQDIKGRNWVATLTAIVEHDDRQLNFREKDYLTKIGTPQDFLDEDRNINEIIKRSRRLLEQARLKSSWVTILVMKHLEFLYQDLSEESKMIHRFMNEISVEIKDLMKVNSLNDREVHELYQIMVFADRCSLILCQNGVPAKDRELEINTSIQNRKYVISRNEHDEIFIHPWIFEQDSFELSCEYKMLEKASFSGNKEFEDCLRNTPISLRHWKISKLK encoded by the coding sequence ATGATCGTTAATTCTAACGCTGAAGGCTGGGAGATCTTCTCACATTCTGCACATGGATTGCTTGCGGGTAAAATTGCAGACGAACTGAAGCAAGATATTAAAGGTAGAAACTGGGTCGCTACTTTAACTGCGATCGTAGAACATGATGACCGGCAATTAAACTTCAGAGAAAAGGATTACCTCACTAAAATTGGAACTCCGCAGGATTTTCTCGATGAGGACAGAAATATCAACGAGATCATTAAAAGAAGTCGCAGGTTACTCGAACAAGCCAGGCTCAAGTCAAGTTGGGTAACGATTTTAGTAATGAAACACCTGGAGTTCTTATACCAGGATCTTTCCGAAGAAAGCAAAATGATCCATCGCTTTATGAACGAGATCAGTGTGGAAATAAAGGATCTCATGAAAGTAAATTCACTAAATGATCGTGAGGTACATGAACTTTACCAGATCATGGTATTTGCAGATAGATGTTCACTTATTCTTTGCCAGAACGGAGTACCTGCAAAAGATCGCGAATTAGAGATCAATACAAGTATTCAAAACAGGAAGTATGTGATCTCAAGAAATGAACATGACGAAATATTTATACATCCCTGGATCTTTGAACAGGATTCTTTTGAATTAAGTTGTGAATATAAAATGCTGGAGAAGGCCTCATTCTCTGGAAACAAAGAATTTGAAGATTGCCTACGGAATACTCCAATCAGCTTGAGGCATTGGAAAATTAGTAAACTGAAATGA
- a CDS encoding rhodanese-like domain-containing protein has product MNLFQRLFRSQQNKNHNIVRLDPVDFKKAISKNSGKLIDVRTKREFATGVIPGAINHDLMQKNDFLQASFHWSKSEPVYLYCQSGMRSMKAARLLSRNGFTKIYDLRGGISGYDL; this is encoded by the coding sequence ATGAACCTCTTCCAAAGATTATTCCGAAGTCAGCAAAACAAAAATCACAACATAGTCAGGTTAGATCCGGTTGATTTTAAAAAAGCTATTTCAAAAAATTCCGGGAAACTTATCGATGTGCGTACGAAAAGAGAATTCGCTACCGGTGTAATTCCCGGCGCGATCAATCACGATCTTATGCAAAAGAATGATTTTCTACAGGCATCATTTCATTGGTCCAAATCTGAGCCTGTTTATCTTTACTGTCAGTCCGGAATGAGAAGTATGAAGGCTGCCAGGCTTTTATCCCGCAATGGTTTTACAAAGATCTATGATTTAAGAGGAGGAATCTCAGGATATGATCTCTAA